GGGGCGAGAGCGGCAGTCTGGCCCTGCCCCTGAACGGATTCTTTTCTCAATTGTGAACTTTTTCCTCCATGCCCGATTTTTCTTTGCATTCTACAGGAACTTGTGATATGCTACACTTGCTATTTTATCGGATACCTATTAAAATAGTAAATTTGTTGATTACTCTGTCCCGCGCAAGCGGGATTGGAAAGGATGTTTTCATAAAATGGGTCTTTTCAGGAAAGTCTTCGGCACCTACAGCGACCGCGAGCTGAAGCAGATCTATCCCATTGTGGATAAAATCGAGGCCATGGCAGACGAATACCGCGGCCTGACCGACGCACAGCTCAGCGCAAAAACCGCGCAGTTCAAAGAGCGCCTCCAGAATGGGGAAACGCTGGACGATATTCTGCCCGAGGCCTTTGCCACTGTCCGCGAGGCCGCCGACCGCGTACTGGGGCTGCGGCCCTACCGGGTACAGCTGGTGGGCGGTATCGTTTTGCACCAGGGCCGCATCGCCGAGATGAAGACCGGTGAAGGCAAGACTCTGGTGGCCACACTGCCAGCTTATCTGAACGCCCTGTCCGGAAACGGCGTCCATATCGTCACCGTCAACGACTACCTGGCCAAGCGCGACAGCGAGTGGATGGGGAAAGTCCACCGCTTCTTGGGGCTCAAGGTGGGCCTCATCATCCATGGTCTGGACAACAAGCAGCGCAAAGCCGCCTACGACGCCGACATCACCTATGGCACCAACAACGAGATGGGCTTCGACTACCTCCGGGACAACATGGCCATCTATGCCCAGGAGCAGGTCCAGCGCGGCCACTCCTTTGCCATCGTGGACGAGGTGGACTCCATCCTCATCGATGAAGCCCGCACCCCGCTGATCATCTCCGGCATGGGCGACAAGTCCACCCAGCTCTACGACATGGCGGAGATGTTTGTGGCCCGGCTGAAAAAGCAGGTGGTCACCGAGGTGGACAACAAGGAGGAGGAAGCCTCCGACATCGACGCCGACTACATCGTGGATGAAAAGGCCCGCACCGCCATGCTCACCGCCCGGGGCATCTCCAAGGCGGAGGAGTTTTTCCATGTGGACAACCTCTCCGACCCGGAGAATTCCACCCTGGCCCACCACGTCAACCAGGCCATCAAGGCCCATGGCGTGATGAAGAAGGACATCGACTATGTGGTGAAGGACGGCGAGGTCATCATCGTCGATGAGTTCACCGGCCGTCTGATGTTCGGCCGCCGCTACTCCGAGGGACTGCACCAGGCCATCGAGGCCAAGGAGCACGTCACCGTGGCACGGGAGAGCAAGACCCTGGCCACCATCACCTTCCAGAACTACTTCCGCCTCTACCGCAAGCTCTCCGGTATGACCGGTACGGCCCTCACGGAGCAGGAGGAGTTCGCCACCATCTACAACTTAGACATCATCGAGGTGCCCACCAACCGTCCCAACGCCCGCGTGGACAATGAGGATGTGGTCTATAAGACCGAAAACGGCAAATACCGGGCGGTCATCAGCCAGATCAAGGAATGCCACGCCAAGGGCCAGCCCGTTCTGGTGGGCACCGTGTCCATTGAGAAAAACGAAAATCTCTCCAAGATGCTGGTCAAAGAGGGCATCCCCCACAATCTGCTCAACGCCAAAAACCATGAGAAGGAAGCGGAGATCGTGGCCCAGGCCGGCAAGTTCGGCGCCGTCACCGTGGCCACCAACATGGCCGGCCGCGGCACCGACATCATGCTGGGCGGCAACGCCGAGTACCTTTCCAAGGCGGACCTGCGCAAGGCCGGCTTCAGCGACGAGGTAATTGCCGATGCCACCGGCTACGCCGAGACCGACAACGAAGAGATTCTGGAGGCCCGCAAGCTCTATTCCGAGCGCATGGCCGCCCACAAGCAGGAGATCGACGCGGAGGCGGACCAGGTCCGGGCCGCGGGCGGACTCTTCATCATCGGCACGGAGCGCCACGACTCCCGCCGCATCGACAACCAGCTCCGCGGCCGCGCCGGCCGCCAGGGCGACCCCGGTGAGACCCGGTTCTATATCTCCCTGGAGGACGACCTGATGCGCCTGTTCGGCGGTGAGCGCATCCAGGCCATGATGGAGAAGGTGGACCTGGACGAGGATACCCCCATTGAGAGCAAGATGCTCACCCGCGCCATTGAAAACGCCCAGACCACCGTGGAGTCCCGCAACTTCCAGTCCCGTAAGTCGGTGCTGGAGTACGACGATGTCATGAACAAGCAGCGTGAGATCATATACTCTCAGCGTCAGAAGGTCCTGGACGGCATGGACATCCAACCCATCATCCAGGGCATGGTCTCCACCGCCATTGAAAATCACGTCAACCACGCCTTCGGCGAGCAGTCCGCCCTGGACATCGCCGGCTACCGGGAGATGCTCCGCGGCCTGGAGGGCACCTACTTCCCCAAGTACGCCGTGAAGCTGGGCGAGGAGGACATCGCCGACAAGACCGCCCAGGACTTCATCGAGCTCTTCCAGTCGGAGGCCGCCCGCTACTACGAGCAAAAGGAGCAGGAGATCACCTCTCCCATCATGCGGGAGCTGGAGCGCGTGGTCATGCTCCGTGTGGTGGATGAGTACTGGATGGAGCACATCGACGCCATGGACGACCTGAAGCAGGGCATCCGCCTGCGGGCTTACGGCAACGTGGACCCGGTCATCGCCTACAAGCAGGAGTCCCTCAGCATGTTCGAGGAGATGATCGCCGCCATTCAGGAGGAGACGGTGCGGCGCCTCTACTCCGTGCGCCTCAAGAGCAACGAGGAGGTCAAGCGTGAGCGCGTGGCCAAGGGCATGGTGGAAAATGTGGGCGGCGACGGCACCGCGCCCAAGAAGCAGCCCCGCAAGGTCCAGAAGATTGGACGCAACGATCCCTGCCCCTGCGGCAGCGGCAAGAAGTACAAGAACTGCTGCGGCCGGTGATCCTGGGCGCAGACTTCGATCAGGAGGCGCCTATGACCTTTACCAATCGCACGGTGGGGCAGCTCACCTATCTCACCTCTCCCCTGTTGGACCGCTGCGGCGGAATCGCCCACGGCTTTTCCACCCGCCTGGGCGGCGTCAGCGTTCCGCCCTGGGACAGCCTGAACTTAGGGGTGGGCCGGGGCGACGACATGGGCCATGTGCTGGAAAATTACCGCCGGTTCTGCGGCACCATCGGCGTGGACGCCGGACGCACGGTCCTCTCCCGCCAGGTCCACGAGGACCATGTGCTGATCGCCTCGGAGGAGGACGCGGGCAAGGGGCTGTTCCGGGAGCGGGACTACCTCACCGACGCCATCATCACCAATGTGCCGGGCCTTGCACTGGCGGTCTTCTCCGCCGATTGCGGCACCGCCCTCCTCTATGACCCCGTCACAAGATGCGTGGGCGCCGTCCACGCCGGATGGCGGGGCGTGGCCAACGGAATCCTCCGCAAAACCGCTTTGGAGCTGGGCCGCGTCTACGGCGCAAAGCCGGAGAATCTGCGCGCCGCCTTCGGCCCCTCCATCGGCCAGTGTTGCTTTGAAACCGACGACGACGTCCCCCAGGCCATGCGCTCTGCCTTTGGCATGGAGGCCGAGTCCTTTTTCCAGCGCCGGGGCCCAAAGTGGCATGTGGACCTGAAGGGACTCAACGCCAGGTGGCTTCTGGACCTGGGCGTGCCCTCCGGCCAGGTGGACATCTGCGATCTGTGCACCGCGTGCCGGACAGACCTCTTCTGGTCTTACCGCAAGGTTGGAAACGTCCGGGGCGCTCAGGCGGCCATGATCGCGCTGAATTGACAAGCCGGGCGGCAGGGAGTCTTTTCTCCTGCCGCCCTTTCTTTGGAGGAATATCATGAGACGAATCCGTCTGAGCGCCGTCGCTCTGGCAGTGGTTCTTTTGCTCAGCGGCTGCTGGAGCGAAGGAGAGGTGCTGCCCGGCGACACCACTGTCATTGACTCCAGCGAGGAACCTCCGGAGACGGAGGAACCCGCGGCCCTGCCGGAGCAGTTCGCGCTGCCCTATCTTCCGGATCAGACACTGGATCCCATCACATGCGCCGACGGAATCCAGCAGACGGTGGGTTCTTTGCTGTACGAGGGGCTTTTTCGCCTGGACGAGACCTTCTCGCCCCAGAAATCCCTCTGCGACGAGTTCAGCTACAATGCCGAAAAGCTGACCTTTACCTTTACCCTGCGTACCGGGGTGACCTTCAGCGACGGCTCCGAGCTCACCGGCGCGGATGTGGCCGCCCAGCTGAACCGCGCCCGCACCTCGGCCCGCTACGCCGCCCGCTTTGACGATGTCGCCTCCATCACGGGCAGCGGCAGCGTGGTGACGGTGGTGCTCTCCTCCGCCAACACCTCCCTGCCCTCGTTGTTGGACATCCCCATCGTCAAGCATGGCACGGAAGAGAACACAGTACCCTTGGGCACCGGGCCCTACCACTATATGACCGATGAAAACGGCCCCTATCTCCGGGCGAATCCCGCCTGGTGGGGTGGTAAATCCGCTCCGGTGGAGCGGATTGAACTGGTGGAGTCCCCGGACATGGACACCACGCTCTATCAGTTCACCTCCCACGAGATTCAGCTCATTACCGCCGATCTCACCGGCTCCAAGACCATCAGCACCACGGGCAGCATCACTTTCAGCAGCGCCGACACCACTATCTTTCAGTATGTGGGGCTGAATACCGCCCATACCCTGCTCTCCAACGCGGCTGTGCGCCGGGCGCTGGGCCTTGGAATCAACCGCTCCACGGCGGTCAGCGCCTTTTTGTCCGGCCACGGCACACCGGCCCAGTTCCCCATCTCCCCGGTTTCCAGCCTCTATCCTACCAACTTAGAACGCTCCTACTCCTATGAGGACTTTGAGTCGGCCCTGAATACGGCCGGATTGAACAGCGGAAACCACCACACGCTGACCATGCTGGTCAACGGGGAGAATCCCTTTAAGGTGTCGGTGGCCAGGTATATCGCCACCTCACTGTCCGTCCACGATCTGACCGTGGAGGTGGAAGCGCTGCCCTGGGAGGAGTTTACCGCGGCCCTCTCGGCCGGACAGTTCGATCTCTACTATGGGGAGGTCCGCCTCAGCCCGGACTGGGACCTCTCCTCCCTGATAGGGACAGGCGGCACACTGAACTACGGCCGCTACAGCGACATTACGACAGACCAGATGCTGAGCGCCTACGGCGCGGCTGCCGACCGCCAGAGCGCCATGGAGGCCCTCTGCCGCCACCTCCAATATCAGGCCCCGATCCTGCCGGTGTGCTTCAAAACCACCTCCGTCCTGACGCAGGCCGATGTGGTGGAGGGCCTCTCGCCCACCGCCTCCGATCCCTTCTACGGCCTGGAGGAGTGGACCATCCACCTGGCTCAATAGCCGCTTGCCGGGTCAAGAGAGCGCAAAAGAGACAGGGGGACTCCCCTGTCTCTTTTTCTCAATCAATACCGGCGCACAACCGCCGTGACCTTGCCCAAAATCCGGGCATATGTCCCGTCAATGGGCTGATAGGCCTCATTTTCCGGCAGCAGCCAGGTCTGTCCGTTCTTCCGGCTCAGCCGCTTGACCGTGGCCTCATCCTCCAGGAGCGCCACCACGATCTCCCCATTGGCGGCGTCCGGCTGCTGGCGTACCACCACCAGATCCCCGTCTAATATGCCGGCATTGATCATGGATTCACCCCGCACCCGCAGGGCAAAGCACGCATCGCCCCGGCCGCCGGTGTCAAAGGTTAAATAATCCTCAATGCACTGCTCCGCCAAAATCGGGCTGCCGGCCGCCACATTGCCCACAATGGGAATCTGGTTTTCCGGTTCCTCCCGGAGGCGCATGGCTGCCTCCAGGGCCGGGGGCTCCTCTTTCTTTTTCGGAGGGGCGACCAGCGTCAGGGCCCGTCCCTTGCCCGCGCTTTTTTGCAGGACTCCTAATTCCTCCAGATGCTTCAGATGAAAGTGGACCGTGGAGGGTGACTTTAAACCAACGGCGTCGCCAATCTCCCGCACGGAGGGTGGATAGCCCTGGTCCTGAACAAAGGTTTCTATAAAATCGTAAATCTTCTGCTGCATCTTAGAAAGCACCGGCATCCGACTACCTCCCGTATCTTTTTTTTCAGTGTACCACAGCCGCGCCAAAAAAGCAAACATTTGTTTCATGTGAGGCAAGAAACTTTTCAGCCTGTTCCCAAAAATCTGAAAAAAACTGCTTTTCCCACTTGAAAATCAAGGTTTTCTATGGTAACATTTAAGTCTGTGATATGTCTGCGTTCGCGCATGGATTAAAATTTTTGGAGGGTTATCCATTATGACTTTGGCAATTACGATTCTTCAATTGCTCTGCGGCCTGGCCATTACTCTGATTGTCCTGTTCCAGTCCGGTAAGAGTGCCGGCCTGTCCGGCAGCATCGGCGGTGTGGCCGATTCCTTCATGGCAAAAAACCAGGCAAAGACCATGGACGCCAAACTGGCCCGCGCCACCAAGTGGGTGGGCGCCGTCTTTATCGTGCTGACCCTGGTGCTGAATATTCTCCAGTAAGTCTTGCTGCCGCGGTCTTTTCGGCCGTCCGCCTGCTCTTGGCAGGCGGACGGCGTTTTCTTTTTCAGAAAGCGGACCGGAGGGCATTTTGCCCCCCGGTCCGCTTTTCCATTGCGCTATGATTACCTGGCCGAAGATTCGCCTATCCGTTTCTTTCGCCAGCGGCCCGCCCTCTCTCCGTGCCATCGCCCATGGGCCCCAATACAAGCCTGGGCGTGAGCCGAACCGCGGCCTCAAGCCGCGCCTCTTCCACACCGCACCGGAGCATATGCTCCAAGGCGGACAGGAACTCCTTGGCAGGCCGACCCCCATCTGCCTGTCCCCGGTCGGTTGCAAGGAAGACGCTTCCACAGGGAAGGGCGTCCAGATGTGCCGCCAACTGTTCCACGGAAACGGAGCCATCCACTGCGTTATACCAGTTTTTTTCGATCAGCACGCCCAGCTGGGCCATTTCTATCTGTGTTTCAATGGGCACAGTCGTGCGGCGCCACTCCGGATGGGTCAGCACCATCCGCACGCCCATGGCAATCCCCTCCCGGCACAGCCGGGCCGACTCCTCCGCGGACAGATGGCCTGTCGCCAGGCAGGCGTCATATGACCTGACCGTCTCCAGAATCGCATATACTTCCGGCCGGATCTTACCAGTCTCCTCCAAAATGGTGATGCCGGGACGGGTGAAAAAGTCACCGGGCATGTTTCCAAACCGCAGGCAATTCTCCGCGTCCCGGGTGGGCATCCAGACCACGGCGGCTCCCATTGCAAGGGCGCTCTGCGCAGCGTAGGGGTTTAAGCCCCCAACCGGCCAATTCAGCGCCACGCCGCCGAATGCTGTCACCTGTTTCCCGCTGTGCCGGTTTACTATCTCTGCCCGGGCCGCCGTGGGTTCATAGTGGCTTTTGATCAATACGCCCGCCATACCAATCTCTTCCGCCTCTTCAATCAACGCAAAATCATCCAGAGCCCGGGGGAAATGGGAGGGGCTGGTATGCACGTGGAGATCGTATGCGCCCCGGACCAGCCGGCGCGCCGCCTCCGCGTATCTGCTGTCCGGCGCGCCGGTTAGGGCCGCTATTTGGAGCATACTCATCTTAAGGGATCACTTCATATAGGCGTCATAGAACCTGACCAGCGCATCGCCGAATTTCAAAAATTCCGGATGGTCGTCAAACATCCAGTCGTTATGGGTGCCATCCACGGTGTAAAGCACCCTTCCCTCACCCGCCGCCTTGTAAATGCATTCGCTCTCATAGTAGGAATAGGCCGCATCCCTCACGCTTCCCGCGATAAACAATCCTCTGGGCGCCACCTTTTTTACATACTCCTCCGCGTCCAGCCGCAGCGTCTGGTCAAAGAAATGCCAGCTGTGGGCAGGCGGATAGTTTTTGCCGCCCTCTCCATAGCATTTTTCCAAAACATCTGTCAATTCCCTTGTGATGCTCAGCGTATCTTCAAAGTAGCCCGAACGCGCACCGCTGTCCTCAGCAGGGGTGGAGAAGTTGTAGATGTTTGTCATCTCCCCTGTTCCGGTCAAAGCCCGTTTGACACGCTCTTCCTCCGCCTTTTTCAGCCGCTCCTCCATCTCTGTGCGGGACAGGGACACCCGCAGCATACGCTCACCGTTATAGTATCCGTTTCCACAGGCCACACTTTTGATCTGCGGGATGTCCGCCGCCACGCGGATGCAGATGGGGGCCGCCATGCCCCATCCGAACAGGCTGATGTTGTTCCCGTCAATCTCCGGCTGCTGCCGGGCAAAGACGTACGACGCAACGATGTCCTCATATTCCCCACAATAGGTCGTATAGCCAGGCTTTCCCTCGCTGGGGCCCCAACCCCGATAGTCAAACCCCAGGCAGGCGTAGCCGCTCTTCGTCAGAAGCCGTGCGATCAGCGCCGGATACAGTGCGTTGAGTCCAGTGATACCGGAGCAGGGGATCACGCAGGGGAGCTTTTCCCCCTCCTCAATTGAATCCGGCAGGTAAATCGTACCCAAAACTTTTTCTCCCATGGAATAAAACGCTACTTCTCTTGTTTTCATTTTTGCTGCTTCCTTTCTATTTTAATTATATATGTTACCTATTTTATCATTTTTGGGGATTTTGATATAAATTAGATATGATTTTTAACCAATTTAGTTGATGGATTTCCCATCACGTCCAGCGGCTCACTGTGCACAGGAGAGATTCAAGTACTTCTGTTCCAAATACCGCAGGTAGACACCGGGGTCGAATGTCCCGCCCCACGCCGATTCCAGCAGCTGCTCCGGTTCATATCTGGCCCCGTGGCGCCAGATCTTCTCCTCAAGCCAGCCGTTGACAGGAACCAGGTCCCCCTCCCGCAGGCAGCGGTCCACATCGATCTCCCGCTTCATCGCCTGCATCAGCTGCGCTCCGTAGGCATTGCCCAGGGCGTAGGAAGGGAAGTATCCAATCGAACCATAGGCCCAGTGGCAGTCCTGCAAAACTCCCTCTCGGTCTGAGCGGACCTCAACCCCAAGGTACTCCCTGTAGAGGTCGTTCCAAGCCTGCGGCAGCTCCTTTACCCGCAGCTCGCCGCTGAAGATCCGTTTTTCTATCTCATGGCGGATCATAATATGGAGCGGGTAGGTCAGTTCGTCCGCCTCCATGCGGATGGGCGTTTTCCGCACGCAGTTGACGGAGCGGTAAATCTGTTCCTCGTCCATTCCCCCAAGCTGCTGCGGAAAATACTCCTGCAAAACAGGGGCGAGGAAAGTCAGAAACGGGCGGCTGTGGCCCACCAGGTTCTCGTAAAACCGGGATTGGCTCTCGTGAACAGCCATGGAGGCAAAGGCGCCAAGGCAGGTGAAGGCGTCTTCATCCGCTGTGTGCAGCTCGTAGAGGGCGTGGCCGCCCTCGTGCATCACCATGAACAGGCCCGGTGCAAATTGGTTTTTCTGGTATCTGGTCGTGATCCGCACATCATACTTTGTCAAGCCCGTGGTCCCGGGATGCGCCGATTCAGACAATGCGCAGTGGTTCCGGTCAATTCCCATCAAGTCCATGATCCGGTGGGACAGCAGCCTCTGCGCCTCCAGCGGATACTCCGCCTCCGGGCCCTCCGGCTCCGCTGCGGATATCCGCTTTAAAAGCGGCACCAGTCCGGTGCGCAGCACATCGAAAAAGCGGTCGCAGCGCTCCACGGTCAGTCCGGCCTCATACCGGTCCAGCCAGACGTCCAGCGGGGGCCGATCCGGCGCAGCCCAGGCGGAAATGCGGCGGCAGGCAGCAAATACCTGTTCCAGAAAGGGTTCCAGCATGGAGAAGTCATCGGCTTCCTTGGCATGGGCCCAGATCTCAAAGGAGACCGCCAGCAGCTTTTGAAACGACAGATATTCCTCCTCCGGAACCGCGTCGCGCCAGCGCCGCTCCCGGTCCATGAGCTGGACCATCCGCCGCTCCCGCCGCGGGAGTTCCTCCGCCCTGGGGGTCAGATAGGCCAAAAGCTCCCTGCACTCCCCTGAACACAGAATGCGCGCGCTGGCCTGTTCCATCACTGCAAGGGTCTGGCCCCGGCTGGCCGCCGATTTACCCGGCGCCGCTGTGGAGGCGTCATGATAAAGCAGGCCGCGGACATTGCGATAGGCCTGCAATTCCCGCTGAATGCGATACAGCCGCTCCACCGCCTGAGTCATTGTCATTGGCGTTCCCTCCCGTTTTCACTCTACGCTCCAGTTGACGCCCAGCCCCATGGGCTCCGTTTCCCCGGGCACCCCGGGCCAGAAGGCCTTCTCCTTTTCAAATCCGGGAACCTTGCTCCATACCGTGCGGCACTCATGAATGACCATCTCCAGATTCCGCAGATCGGAAATCCGCTGGTCGGGCTTTCCCCGGACCGCAAGAATGTCCCCGGCCAGCCCCGCTTTCAGCGCCCCGGTCTCACCCTCCACCCCGCACAGCTCCGCACTGGTGGCGGTTGCCGCCCGGATGGCCTCCAGCGGGGTCAGCCCCACCTGTGTCAGCAGCTCCACCTCGTGGGTGATGGCAAACGTGCCGCCAAACCGGTCGGAGGGCAGGGTGTCCGTCCCTGTGCAGATTTTTTTCACACCGGCCTCCACCGCGTACCGGGCGCTTTCCATATGGGCCGGGTGAGCGGCCGCCAGCCGCTCTGTCACGCCCTTGCTCAAAATCTCACTGTACTCCTCAAAGGACTCCACGTCCGTGATGGTCAGCGTCGGTACATAAAACACATTGTGCTCCGCCATCATCCGGGCCGTCTCCCGGTCGATCCGGTAGGCGTGCTCCACGGAATCCACACCGCACCTTACGGCGGAGCGCACCGCCGCGTCATTGCTCAAATGGGCGGAGACGATCTTTCCATTCATATGGCTGACCTCGCACACCGCCTGTCCTTCCGCGTCCAGAATGTGCTTATTGAACATGCCCTCCCGGGCCGTTCCGCCGGCGCCGCCTGAGTAGTAAAGCTTGATTTGATCCACGCCTCTGCTCATTTCCGTGCGGGCGGCGCGCACAAACTCGTCCGGCCCGCTGCAGCATACGCCGCCTCTGGTGCGGAAGCAGTGGCCCCCGTGGGGCAGAATGGGCGAGCCGCAGGTGATCAGCCTGGGGCCCCAGACCATGCCGGCCTGTATGGCGTCCCGCAGGCAGACGTCGATGTTGTCGGACCCGCCCACCGTGCGCACCGTCGTGACGCCGGCAAAGAGGGACTCCGCCAAATGGCGGAAGTACAGCAGCGTGAGGCTGGGTGTTTCATACCCGCCGCTGTCCATGGAATAGAGATGGGTATGTACGTTAAACAGTCCCGGAAGGAGCGTGTAGCCCGGCAGGTCCATAACCTCGTCCCCGGACTGGGGCTGAAAGGGGCAGCCGGCTTCTTTACCGGCGTAGAGAATCTTTCCGTCTCTCCGCTTTCCCTCCGGCTTCTCATAGACCAGAATGCCGTCCTCCACCGCGTTTGCTCCGGTGCCGTCCACAATGCGGGCCTGTTTTAAAAAGCACTGTGCCATGTTTTCTCCGCCCTTTCTGTTTATTCTGCCGCCTATCTGCATCCGCAGGGCAGGCCATTGATTCTCCGGCAATGGTGGCAGGCCACAAAGTGGCCCGGGGTGATCTCCTCAGTCCTGGGCTCCTTGTCAAAGCATTCCTCAGTCGCATAGTTGCACCGCGCCGCAAAGCGGCACTTTTTGCCGGGATTGATGGGGGAGGAAATCTCTCCCTTCAGCAGGATCCGCTCGCTTTTTTTATGGATGCTGGCCCGGGGGATCGCGGACAGCAGCGCCTTGGTATAGGGATGGAGCTGGGTCTTGAACAGCTCTTTGGTGGGGCATCGCTCCACAATCTGTCCAAGGTACATCACCACGATATCATCTGAGATATGCTTCACCACGGAAAGGTCGTGGGTGATGAACACATACGTCAGTTCCCGCTCCGCCTGCAGGTCCTGCATCAGGTTTAATATCTGGGCCTGAATGGACACATCCAGAGCCGAGACCGGCTCATCACAGACGACGAACTGGGGGTTGAGCGCCAGAGCCCGGGCGATGCCGATGCGCTGCCTGCGCCCTCCGTCCAGCTCATGGGGATAGGCGTTGTAAAACCGTCTGGCCAGCCCCACCGTCTCCATCAGCCGCTCAACCTGGGTCAGCTGCTCTCCCGGCACGCGATAGATCTTCAGCGGCTCGCCAATGGTCTGTCCAACCGTCATCCTGGGGTTCAGGGACGAGTAAGGGTCCTGGAAAATCATCTGCATCTTCCGGCGCAGGTCATGGAGCTCCGCCGGCGCCGGACTGGTAACATCCCTGCCCTCATACAGGATCCGTCCTTCGGTCGCCGGCAGCAGATGCAGCAGCAGCCGGCCCAGCGTGGATTTGCCGCAGCCGGACTCTCCGACCACGCCCAAAGTCTTTCCCTTCTCCAGCTGGAAGCTGACGTTGTCCACCGCGTGAAGCAGTCCGCCGGGCGTTTGAAAATACTTTTTGAGGCCAACCGCCTCCAACAATATACTACCCACCGCGTCTTCCTCCTACTCTTGTCCGTCGAACAGGTGGCATCTCACCATATGCCCCGGTGCAATTTCCACATTCGCGGGCCGGATGGTCCTGCACTGCTCCATGCAGCGGCTGCATCTGGGGTGGAATTCGCATCCTTGCGGCAGATGGGCCGGATCGGGCATCAGCCCCTCAATCGGCTGGAGCCGCTCCGTCTCCTCCTCCAGACTTGGGATGGACCCAAACAGCCCCAAGGTGTAGGGATGCTTTGCGTGATCGTAGATGTCCTCCAGTGTGCCCGACTCCACAACCCGGCCGGCATAGGTGATGGCCACTCGGTCGCAGACCTCGGCCACCACGCCCAAGTCGTGGGTAATCAGGATCATGGAGGTATTGAACTTCTTTTTCAGCCCGGCCATCATCTCCAGAACCTGGGCCTGAATGGTCACGTCCAGGGCGGTGGTGGGCTCGTCGGCAATCAGCAGCTTGGGGTTGCAGGCCAGGGCAATGGCAATCACCACGCGCTGTTTCATGCCGCCGGAAAACTGGTGGGGATACTCGCTGAAGCGCTCTGCGGGGATACCGACCAGCTTGAGCATATCCACCGCGCGCCTGTTGGCCTCGGCCTTGGACACTTTGTCGTGGAGGCGTATGACCTCGGCGATCTGCTCTCCGACCACGATGACCGGATTCAGGGCGGTCATGGGGTCCTGGAAGATCATGGCAATGTCCTTGCCCCGGATCTTCCGCATCTGGTGGTTGTTCTTTTTTAGCAGGTCTTCCCCTTCAAACAGGATTTCCCCGCTGCTCACCTGGCCCGGGGGGTTGGGGATGATGCCCATCACCGCCTTGGCCGTCGTGGTCTTCCCGGCGCCGGTTTCTCCCACCAGACCCAGGGTCTGCCCCGCCCGCAAGTCCAGGGACAGCTCGTTGACGGCACAGATGACGTCCTTATCCTTCACATACCGCACGCTCAGATCGCGGATGGAAAGCATATACTCTCCGTTCATACCCTATCCCTCATTTCTTCAGTCTGGGATCCAGCGCGTCCCGCAGCCCATCGCCCAGCAGGTTCAGACCAAAAATCGTCACCATGATGGCAAGGCCGGGAAAAATCACCACGAACCAATGCTCCCGGATAAAGGGACGGGCTGCGGACAGCATTGCGCCCCACTCCGGGGACGGCGGCTGCACACCCAGGCCCACGAAGCTCAGCGAGGCCGCGCAGAGGATGGCATTGGCCACGCTCATGGTGGTGTTGACGATCAGCGGAGCCATACAGTTGGGCAGGA
This window of the Dysosmobacter acutus genome carries:
- a CDS encoding ABC transporter ATP-binding protein, with product MNGEYMLSIRDLSVRYVKDKDVICAVNELSLDLRAGQTLGLVGETGAGKTTTAKAVMGIIPNPPGQVSSGEILFEGEDLLKKNNHQMRKIRGKDIAMIFQDPMTALNPVIVVGEQIAEVIRLHDKVSKAEANRRAVDMLKLVGIPAERFSEYPHQFSGGMKQRVVIAIALACNPKLLIADEPTTALDVTIQAQVLEMMAGLKKKFNTSMILITHDLGVVAEVCDRVAITYAGRVVESGTLEDIYDHAKHPYTLGLFGSIPSLEEETERLQPIEGLMPDPAHLPQGCEFHPRCSRCMEQCRTIRPANVEIAPGHMVRCHLFDGQE